CGGAGAATAGTTTTTAATTCGGTTTTTGCTGACCCTGGTGGAGATGGGCTTTCGTAATGGGGTGGCAAAACTACAAACAAAAATACATTCCCCATTTGGATCACGTCTCCGTGACTTAGTTTTTGGGGAGAGTTAATCTGAAACCTATTCAACATGGTGCCATTGGTGCTACCTAAGTCTTCCAGTTGCCACTCGCCAGATCGTTTGATAAAACGAGCATGAGCGCGGGAAATTTCAGAAAATGGCAAACATAGATCGCACTCTGGCAAACGACCGACGATAAATTCGTCTCGATCTACCCTGACTGTGCTTTCGGGATTTCCCTCCATGTTTAAGCGTAGCTTGAGTTCGCTCATGAGTCTCAAACCATAAATTGAGTCAGCTTAATCCTTGGTCAGCTAAAAAAATCTCACCTCTGGCAAAAATACCTCCTTTTTTAGTTTCTCCGAAGCAAGCAGGATCTGGCTGTTTAACCAGCATAACTGAGACTGAATAATCTATCTTGTCAGGTGCGATCGCTACTCATTGACGCAATTTAAGATTACTTGGTGGGCAGTTTTTTGGGTAGTGGTTGACCAAATTCGATGGTTGGCAATCCTCGTTCGGGTGAAGAGGAATTCTGAGGTGGTGTTGGTGTTGTTGATGGCTGAGTATTGCTATGTAGGGGTGGAACGACCACTGTTGGTTCTCCGGTGCGGGGAAATTTCGCTGGTGGTAAGATTGTGGAAAAAACTGGGCTGGGGTTTTCAATGGTTTGGCTAACCAAGGGACGTAAGATCCACTGGGTGTTGTCTAATTCGCTGCTGGACTGTTTTAACTCTATTTGTTCGACTTTAAATGTTTCTTCTGGAAAGAAATCTAAAACGATGCGGGTGACATCTTCACTGAACTGAGAAACTCGCACTCGATAGACTAAACCAGGGTAATTGGCTGTGGTTGGTACTCTACCTAACTGAGTGTTGGGGAGATCGATGACTAAGCGTAGGGGATCGGCTAAAAGAAAATAGTTGGGTGTTGTCCCTTCTTCAATCATGATTTCTAGTTGACTTGTCTGGGGATCGAATTCCCACTTTTTTAGGGTGGCTGCTTCGACTCGGTGGTAAATTGTTTGTCCGATCGCGATCGCTACTATGCAGGAAATACCCCACTGTCGGGTACCTACTCCTAGTCTTGGTCTTGCTTTTTTCTTCTGCGCTCGTTTTGTTCGCCACATTCCGCTCTGATTGATTTCACAATTATTGCCATTTTGACATTTGCTTGCACTACTGTGTTTGCTGTTGATGATATTATGACAATTTTTGCTGCGATCTAAATCACTAAGTTTTTGGTTTTCTCTCACTAACTGTCTTGACATATATCACGAAATATGGTTATAAATATCACCACAATAGGAGAAGTTGAATCACGGAAAATTAGTTGTAAATTAGCAAAACTGTTAGTAGCCGACGAGTGTTAAAGAGAGCAGATGTGAGATGTATATTCAAAAAAATTTGCCTCCTGCTGCTCCTAGCAGTTGGATGAAACAGGAAAAAGCTGTGGAGAATAAATTTAGCGAACGAGTAAAATCAAAAGCAGAGCAAGCGATCGCACCACAACAATTACCAGACGTTCAACAACAATATTGCAGTTTGTTTGACAATGCAGTAGTGGGAATTTTTCAAACTACTCCCAATGGACGCTATTTGATTGCTAATCGTGCTTTAGCAAAAATTTACGGTTACTCTTCTCCGCAACAACTGCTTGACAATCTCACTGATATTGCTTCTCAATTATATGTAGACCCCCAACGTCGTCAGGAGTTTATTGAAATTCTCCAATCTCAAGGTAAAGTTTCTGATTTTGAGTCGCAAATTTATCGTCGCGATGGTAGTATTATTTGGATTAGTGAAAATGCGACGGCGGTGAAAGATGAAGCTGGAAATATTCTTTACTACGAAGGTTTTGTTAGCGATATTACTCAACGTAAAGAAACTGAGTCAGCTTTGCGGATTTCTGAAGCAAAATATAAAGCACAAGCTCGCGAATTTAAAGCTACACTCGAACAACTCCAACGCAGTCAATCTCAGCTTTTACAAAGCGAAAAATTGTCAAGTTTAGGACAATTACTTGCTGGTGTTGCTCACGAAATTAATAACCCAGTTAACTTTGTCTGCTGCAATCTTCATCCCGCTCGTCAATACGCTCAAGATTTACTTAATTTACTCCAACTTTATGCCCAATATTATCCCGAACCAGTAGCTGAAATTCAAGCTGAAGCTGAAGCAATTGAACTCGATTTTCTTATTGAAGATTTTCCGAAAACTCTCGACTCTATGAAAGTAGGGGCTGAAAGAATTCGCGAGATTGTGCGTAGTTTGCGTAACTTTTCTCGCAGCGA
Above is a genomic segment from Oscillatoria salina IIICB1 containing:
- a CDS encoding AMIN domain-containing protein, with amino-acid sequence MSRQLVRENQKLSDLDRSKNCHNIINSKHSSASKCQNGNNCEINQSGMWRTKRAQKKKARPRLGVGTRQWGISCIVAIAIGQTIYHRVEAATLKKWEFDPQTSQLEIMIEEGTTPNYFLLADPLRLVIDLPNTQLGRVPTTANYPGLVYRVRVSQFSEDVTRIVLDFFPEETFKVEQIELKQSSSELDNTQWILRPLVSQTIENPSPVFSTILPPAKFPRTGEPTVVVPPLHSNTQPSTTPTPPQNSSSPERGLPTIEFGQPLPKKLPTK
- a CDS encoding sensor histidine kinase: MYIQKNLPPAAPSSWMKQEKAVENKFSERVKSKAEQAIAPQQLPDVQQQYCSLFDNAVVGIFQTTPNGRYLIANRALAKIYGYSSPQQLLDNLTDIASQLYVDPQRRQEFIEILQSQGKVSDFESQIYRRDGSIIWISENATAVKDEAGNILYYEGFVSDITQRKETESALRISEAKYKAQAREFKATLEQLQRSQSQLLQSEKLSSLGQLLAGVAHEINNPVNFVCCNLHPARQYAQDLLNLLQLYAQYYPEPVAEIQAEAEAIELDFLIEDFPKTLDSMKVGAERIREIVRSLRNFSRSEEDKMRAYDLHESIDSTLLILHHRIKPRGDNSGIKVIKEYSKLPLVECYPGLISQVFMNLLSNAIDVLEESFAQGYLSAANPPLICINTEIEADKWAVVRIIDNGVGIPAEIKQQIFQPFFTTKPTGKGTGLGLSICHQIVVEKHQGQLECHSLPREKTEFVMKIPL